The bacterium genome contains the following window.
GTTTTGATGATAAGCACATCATTTTGACCAGGGATAAGACAAAAGGACCTGTGGTGATGGTTAATCTTGAGAATGTAAATGATATAAAATTCCCTGAATTACCTGAAGGATTAATGACCAGACCTACACTTATGTGGGGAATAATTTCGGATATTGGTGATAAAGATTTATGTGAATTGACTTACCTCACCAAAGGGATGAAGTGGTATGCAGATTATGTGGCAATTGTTGATGATAAAGATGCAAGTTTAGACTTGACGGGCTGGGTAACTATTGATAATCAAAGCGGCACGACTTATAGAAATGCCAAGTTAAAACTTATTGCTGGAGATATTCATTTATTAAAGCCAAAAGAACCAACAAGGGAGATAATGTATGCGGCGGCAAAAGCCGCAGAAGAAGGATTTAAAGAAGAATCTCTATTTGAGTATCATATTTATACCCTTACCAGACTGACAACTTTAAAAGATAAGCAAACTAAACAAATTAACCTTTTATCCACTAATAACCTTTCTTGCCAGAAGACTTTTATTTATAATGGCGCCCGATATGGGAAAAAAGTTCAAGTGAATTTAGAATTTGTGAATTCACAGAATTATGGATTGGGAATACCACTCCCTAAAGGTAAATTCAGGGTATATAAAGCAGATAAAGAAGGTGCCTTGCAGTTCATCGGTGAAGATGAGATTGACCATACCCCAAAGGATGAAGATGTTAGAATTTCCATCGGAGAGGCATTTGATGTGGTTGGAGAACGAAAGATTATCAGCCGTCAAAAAATAACCTCGCAAATCCGTGAGGATACTTATGAAATAGAAGTAAAAAACCATAAAGACGAAGATATTGAAGTTTCAGTCATAGAATCACAATACGGCACCTGGAGTGTAATAAAAACTACCCATGATTACAAAATTAAAGATGCCAATACATTAGAATTTAAAATTAAGGTTAGAAAAAATGATAAGGAAACAATAAGATATACAGTTAGATGTGAGTGGTAAAATATCCGGGACGGTTCACTTTTGTTTGAAAGCGTGCGGTTATAGCACTTATTAATCGAAATTTGACCCAGATATGGCTATGAAATTCCAAATCACAAATTCCAAATTCCATTTAGTGAATTAGTGAATTAAGCGAATTAGCGAATTAGTAAAATCTAATCTCTAATTCACTAATCTCTAATTCGCTTTTTGGTATGTGGAATTTGGTGCTTGGGATTTGGGATTTTTTACTTATCCACCCTGAGTAAAATTTTGACTAATAACTGCTATAGAAAATGGAGTTGAAATTAGAAATTAGGGGGAGAAATAAAAGCCCAATTTCTAATTTCCAATTTCAACTTTCTGTGAATATTTACAAATGTATATCCAAAATAAATCATAGGGAAAACGATAAAATGAACTGTCCCAAATATCCTGATTTATTAGTCTATGTCGATGGTAAATTTATCCCGGAAGTAAATGTGCTCAATATAATTGAGCCAGATGGCTTATTTGAGAGTTTAATCTTTAAAGAAGGTAAGATATTTAAGTTAGAAGAACATTTACAAAGATTATATGATGGGGCGAAAGTTATAAAAATTCCTTTAGACAAAGATAAATTAATCCTGGCGATTCATCAGACGATTAAGAAGAATAATCTTACTAATGGTTATATTCGAATTAGTGTTTTTAAATCCAGCCTTCAGATAATCGTTAGACCTCTACCACAATATCCTGAAGAAATATATACTCAAGGAGTTTCAATCATTACTGTTCCTACCAGAAGACACTTTATAGAATCAACTAATCCGCAGGTAAAATCATCTAATTTTGCGGCGAATATTATGGCTAAAATAGAGGCAACATCCCATTTTGAGGCAATAATGTTCAATGAAAATGGCTATGTGACCGAAGGAACAATAAGTAATATATTTGTTTGTAAAAAAGGGAAATTAGTCACTCCTCCGATTTATTT
Protein-coding sequences here:
- a CDS encoding DUF4139 domain-containing protein, whose translation is MFKKCIFLILISLSLIGEIRAESKEGVEITVYNQDLGLVKDNRWIEFKKGENIIRFTDVASLIDPTSVHFKATKYEDKVKIQEQNYEYDLVSANKLLEKYVDKSIQIITKDNQLYEGSLLSFDDKHIILTRDKTKGPVVMVNLENVNDIKFPELPEGLMTRPTLMWGIISDIGDKDLCELTYLTKGMKWYADYVAIVDDKDASLDLTGWVTIDNQSGTTYRNAKLKLIAGDIHLLKPKEPTREIMYAAAKAAEEGFKEESLFEYHIYTLTRLTTLKDKQTKQINLLSTNNLSCQKTFIYNGARYGKKVQVNLEFVNSQNYGLGIPLPKGKFRVYKADKEGALQFIGEDEIDHTPKDEDVRISIGEAFDVVGERKIISRQKITSQIREDTYEIEVKNHKDEDIEVSVIESQYGTWSVIKTTHDYKIKDANTLEFKIKVRKNDKETIRYTVRCEW
- a CDS encoding aminotransferase class IV; the encoded protein is MNCPKYPDLLVYVDGKFIPEVNVLNIIEPDGLFESLIFKEGKIFKLEEHLQRLYDGAKVIKIPLDKDKLILAIHQTIKKNNLTNGYIRISVFKSSLQIIVRPLPQYPEEIYTQGVSIITVPTRRHFIESTNPQVKSSNFAANIMAKIEATSHFEAIMFNENGYVTEGTISNIFVCKKGKLVTPPIYLGLLKGITRDFVIELAQKEQIEVKEEPITRFDLYCSDEVFLTFTSAGIVPVIQIDGRIIGNGHPGILTQKLGGVLI